A single region of the Musa acuminata AAA Group cultivar baxijiao chromosome BXJ1-11, Cavendish_Baxijiao_AAA, whole genome shotgun sequence genome encodes:
- the LOC103971213 gene encoding uncharacterized protein LOC103971213 isoform X1 — MQVAAGSPSSSTTTTTTIASIAAADPDDDCISGSNLGGSGGAPGGTAIQSWWESISKARSRILSLASLLSSPDLALIADSDGPARSLLDSPAASAAISAALSAPSSGTGDDPLCHWLYDTFQSSDPDLRLVAFSFLPLLSGLYLSRVVVSSTTAAINPPSFAGFEAVLLAVYAAEVKARGGKPVLVSVPDLSLPSLYHYPRQPTASSARTPPRPSVGVLSPPLEPQIAVKSTKRACVVAVALDSYYKNISSMPSRSKIDLCEFVAAWAGQDCPCRHEFDDEDANPSALSSSPAVSASSWPHIRISSQENREIGGTAEEMQKLAIREGPNGNHCNGKEEGSRVLRRGSRVPLPWELLQPVLRILGHCLLAPLNPQEVKDSASMAVRCVYARASHDLMPQAILASHSLIKLDRSSRKVAKPKTISADASTLNTPSKLKKPGVFLVSRNC; from the exons ATGCAGGTCGCCGCCGGCTCCCCCTCctcatccaccaccaccaccaccaccatcgccTCGATCGCCGCCGCGGACCCCGACGATGACTGCATCTCTGGCTCTAACCTAGGCGGCAGTGGCGGCGCCCCTGGGGGGACCGCGATCCAGTCGTGGTGGGAATCCATCTCCAAGGCTCGGTCACGGATCCTCTCCCTAGCCTCCCTCCTCTCCTCGCCGGACCTCGCCTTGATCGCCGACTCCGATGGCCCCGCCCGCTCCCTCCTCGATTctcccgccgcctccgccgcgaTCTCCGCCGCACTCTCTGCCCCTTCCTCCGGCACCGGCGACGACCCCCTGTGCCACTGGCTCTACGACACCTTCCAGTCCTCTGACCCCGACCTCCGCCTCGTTGCGTTCTCTTTCCTCCCGCTCCTCTCCGGCCTGTACCTTTCCCGCGTTGTTGTCTCCTCCACCACCGCCGCCATCAACCCGCCGTCCTTCGCCGGGTTCGAGGCCGTCCTACTCGCCGTCTACGCCGCCGAAGTCAAAGCCCGCGGTGGAAAGCCGGTACTCGTCTCCGTCCCCGACCTTTCCCTCCCTTCCCTCTACCATTACCCTCGCCAACCCACCGCCTCCTCCGCCCGGACGCCGCCACGGCCCTCCGTTGGCGTTCTCTCCCCTCCTCTCGAGCCCCAGATCGCCGTCAAGTCCACCAAGCGTGCTTGCGTTGTGGCCGTGGCACTTGATTCCTACTACAAGAACATCTCCTCCATGCCCAGCCGCTCAAAGATTGATCTGTGCGAGTTCGTCGCGGCATGGGCTGGCCAGGATTGCCCTTGTCGCCACGAGTTCGATGATGAGGATGCGAATCCATCCGCCCTCTCTTCCTCCCCCGCAGTCTCTGCCTCCTCATGGCCCCATATTAGGATCTCTTCACAGGAAAACAGAGAAATTGGAGGCACTGCAGAGGAGATGCAGAAATTAGCAATCCGTGAGGGACCAAATGGCAATCACTGTAATGGGAAGGAGGAAGGGAGCAGAGTTCTGAGGAGGGGGTCAAGGGTTCCCCTTCCTTGGGAGCTCTTGCAGCCGGTGCTGAGGATCTTGGGGCACTGTCTTCTTGCACCTTTGAATCCCCAGGAGGTGAAGGACTCGGCATCCATGGCAGTGCGATGTGTCTACGCTCGGGCATCGCATGATCTGATGCCACAGGCTATCTTGGCCTCTCACAGCTTGATTAAGCTGGATAGGAGTTCCAGGAAGGTGGCAAAACCCAAAACAATCTCGGCCGATGCTTCAACACTCAACACTCCAAGCAAGCTGAAGAAGCCAGGAGTTTTCTTGGTCTCAAG GAACTGCTGA
- the LOC103971213 gene encoding uncharacterized protein LOC103971213 isoform X2 has protein sequence MQVAAGSPSSSTTTTTTIASIAAADPDDDCISGSNLGGSGGAPGGTAIQSWWESISKARSRILSLASLLSSPDLALIADSDGPARSLLDSPAASAAISAALSAPSSGTGDDPLCHWLYDTFQSSDPDLRLVAFSFLPLLSGLYLSRVVVSSTTAAINPPSFAGFEAVLLAVYAAEVKARGGKPVLVSVPDLSLPSLYHYPRQPTASSARTPPRPSVGVLSPPLEPQIAVKSTKRACVVAVALDSYYKNISSMPSRSKIDLCEFVAAWAGQDCPCRHEFDDEDANPSALSSSPAVSASSWPHIRISSQENREIGGTAEEMQKLAIREGPNGNHCNGKEEGSRVLRRGSRVPLPWELLQPVLRILGHCLLAPLNPQEVKDSASMAVRCVYARASHDLMPQAILASHSLIKLDRSSRKVAKPKTISADASTLNTPSKLKKPGVFLVSR, from the coding sequence ATGCAGGTCGCCGCCGGCTCCCCCTCctcatccaccaccaccaccaccaccatcgccTCGATCGCCGCCGCGGACCCCGACGATGACTGCATCTCTGGCTCTAACCTAGGCGGCAGTGGCGGCGCCCCTGGGGGGACCGCGATCCAGTCGTGGTGGGAATCCATCTCCAAGGCTCGGTCACGGATCCTCTCCCTAGCCTCCCTCCTCTCCTCGCCGGACCTCGCCTTGATCGCCGACTCCGATGGCCCCGCCCGCTCCCTCCTCGATTctcccgccgcctccgccgcgaTCTCCGCCGCACTCTCTGCCCCTTCCTCCGGCACCGGCGACGACCCCCTGTGCCACTGGCTCTACGACACCTTCCAGTCCTCTGACCCCGACCTCCGCCTCGTTGCGTTCTCTTTCCTCCCGCTCCTCTCCGGCCTGTACCTTTCCCGCGTTGTTGTCTCCTCCACCACCGCCGCCATCAACCCGCCGTCCTTCGCCGGGTTCGAGGCCGTCCTACTCGCCGTCTACGCCGCCGAAGTCAAAGCCCGCGGTGGAAAGCCGGTACTCGTCTCCGTCCCCGACCTTTCCCTCCCTTCCCTCTACCATTACCCTCGCCAACCCACCGCCTCCTCCGCCCGGACGCCGCCACGGCCCTCCGTTGGCGTTCTCTCCCCTCCTCTCGAGCCCCAGATCGCCGTCAAGTCCACCAAGCGTGCTTGCGTTGTGGCCGTGGCACTTGATTCCTACTACAAGAACATCTCCTCCATGCCCAGCCGCTCAAAGATTGATCTGTGCGAGTTCGTCGCGGCATGGGCTGGCCAGGATTGCCCTTGTCGCCACGAGTTCGATGATGAGGATGCGAATCCATCCGCCCTCTCTTCCTCCCCCGCAGTCTCTGCCTCCTCATGGCCCCATATTAGGATCTCTTCACAGGAAAACAGAGAAATTGGAGGCACTGCAGAGGAGATGCAGAAATTAGCAATCCGTGAGGGACCAAATGGCAATCACTGTAATGGGAAGGAGGAAGGGAGCAGAGTTCTGAGGAGGGGGTCAAGGGTTCCCCTTCCTTGGGAGCTCTTGCAGCCGGTGCTGAGGATCTTGGGGCACTGTCTTCTTGCACCTTTGAATCCCCAGGAGGTGAAGGACTCGGCATCCATGGCAGTGCGATGTGTCTACGCTCGGGCATCGCATGATCTGATGCCACAGGCTATCTTGGCCTCTCACAGCTTGATTAAGCTGGATAGGAGTTCCAGGAAGGTGGCAAAACCCAAAACAATCTCGGCCGATGCTTCAACACTCAACACTCCAAGCAAGCTGAAGAAGCCAGGAGTTTTCTTGGTCTCAAGGTGA